Proteins from a single region of Pungitius pungitius chromosome 4, fPunPun2.1, whole genome shotgun sequence:
- the loxl1 gene encoding lysyl oxidase homolog 1: protein MLCIVVACLVFVLLGSGQAQVATQTRQPSQSQGQGQGQGQDSSATPWRQVIRWENNGRLFSLLNSGAEYVPAGAGAQDRGPRVVVADARSSQRSQGNNVRRQAPPRGSSDTVRGQARHPFGFGQVPDNWRQTAGSTGGTQFQGSSSSRFRPSTGSSSSSSSSSSSSSSYNIPSYPQNPFPQQTPFQPIPYDPGYLAGPVRSYEPPFQPVAGGGYAGGTYGGRTYGGGGYGGGGYGAGQGYTGGVYGDLTPVLPGSPSEFSDDGYRYHQSYGYAPNPEVPERAAQPPFADGLDHRYTHSIFNGETAPAVNAPDANRAAPVVVDRTGRAGQPQERSPQHEQFPPFGRPQPPFLQPVPAGRSSPNSGLENPSMNVGSVYRPQQRGLPDLVPDPNYVQASTYIQRAHMYSLRCAAEEKCLSSSAYGPDITDYDLRVLLRFPQRVKNRGTADFMPNRPRQTWEWHSCHQHYHSMDEFSHYDLLEVSTGRKVAEGHKASFCLEDTTCDFGHLKRYACTTHTQGLSPGCYDTYNADIDCQWIDITDIQPGKYILKLQVNPKFLVLESDFTNNVVRCNIHYTGRFVTTNNCKITQS from the exons ATGTTGTGTATCGTTGTGGCATGTTTGGTTTTCGTCCTGCTGGGCTCAGGGCAGGCTCAGGTTGCCACACAGACCCGGCAGCCGAGCCAGAGTCAGGGCCAGGGCCAGGGCCAGGGGCAGGACAGCTCGGCCACCCCTTGGAGGCAGGTGATACGATGGGAGAACAATGGGCGGCTGTTTAGCCTGCTGAACAGTGGGGCTGAATATGTCCCTGCTGGGGCAGGGGCCCAGGACAGAGGTCCCAGGGTTGTTGTGGCAGACGCTCGTTCTTCACAAAGATCTCAGGGGAACAATGTCCGCCGACAGGCTCCACCAAGAGGATCCTCTGACACTGTCCGTGGGCAGGCACGGCATCCCTTTGGATTTGGGCAAGTACCTGACAACTGGAGACAAACTGCTGGCAGCACAGGGGGTACTCAGTTCCAAGGATCCTCAAGCTCCCGCTTCAGGCCATCCACAggatcttcatcttcatcatcatcatcatcatcctcatcatcctcttaTAATATACCATCTTACCCACAGAACCCATTCCCTCAGCAGACTCCCTTTCAACCAATACCTTACGACCCTGGTTATTTAGCAGGGCCAGTCAGGAGCTATGAGCCACCTTTTCAGCCTGTTGCCGGAGGAGGATATGCCGGTGGGACATATGGCGGTAGGACATATGGAGGTGGGGGATATGGCGGAGGAGGGTATGGTGCGGGGCAGGGGTATACTGGTGGAGTGTATGGAGATCTGACCCCAGTGCTCCCAGGTTCTCCCTCTGAATTTAGTGACGATGGCTACCGTTACCACCAGTCTTATGGCTATGCGCCCAATCCTGAGGTACCCGAACGTGCTGCCCAACCACCATTTGCTGATGGTTTGGACCACAGATACACCCACAGTATTTTCAACGGCGAGACTGCTCCTGCCGTCAATGCACCTGATGCCAATCGGGCAGCTCCCGTGGTAGTGGACAGAACTGGACGAGCTGGTCAACCACAAGAAAGGAGCCCTCAGCATGAGCAGTTTCCTCCATTTGGAAGACCTCAGCCTCCTTTCCTGCAGCCTGTTCCTGCAGGCAGAAGTTCTCCCAACTCTGGCCTTGAGAACCCCAGCATGAATGTCGGCAGTGTGTACAGACCACAACAGAGAG GTTTGCCCGACCTGGTTCCTGATCCCAACTATGTGCAGGCCTCCACATATATCCAGAGAGCCCACATGTACTCTCTCCGCTGTGCTGCTGaagaaaaatgtctttcaaG CTCTGCCTATGGCCCCGATATCACAGACTACGATCTAAGGGTCTTGCTGCGATTCCCTCAGAGGGTGAAGAACAGGGGGACTGCCGACTTCATGCCCAACAGGCCACGTCAGACCTGGGAGTGGCACAGCTGTCACCA GCACTACCACAGTATGGATGAGTTCAGCCACTATGATTTACTGGAGGTCAGTACTGGCCGTAAAGTGGCTGAGGGGCACAAGGCTAGCTTCTGTCTGGAGGACACCACTTGTGACTTTGGCCATCTGAAGCGCTATGCCTGTACCACTCACACTCAG GGTCTGAGCCCTGGCTGCTACGACACGTACAACGCTGATATCGACTGCCAATGGATCGATATTACAGACATCCAGCCGGGAAAATACATACTAAAG CTCCAGGTTAATCCCAAATTCTTGGTGCTGGAATCAGACTTCACCAACAATGTGGTCAGGTGTAACATACACTACACGGGACGGTTTGTTACAACAAACAACTGCAAGATAACACA GTCTTGA